The sequence below is a genomic window from Clostridium putrefaciens.
GTTAAAACCTTTTTTAAATAATCATTATCCCAACCGGATTTGAGCCTTTTAGCTTTTACACCAATCTTTACTGATTTTTCATTTTTTAATAAGTTTAAAGCTATGTGCCTTAAAATGGCAAAGTTTTCAGCTGCATTTTCAATTCTTATTCGGCTATCATCTTCTCTAAAAGCAATATCTAAAATCCAATGTAAGCTATTCTCTATTCCCCAATGTTTTCTAATGGCATCAGCAACTTTTTCAACATTTTCTGTTAAGCTCGAAATATAATATCTTCTTTCTTTAGATGTTTTATCGCCTATGGTTCTTTCAGATTCAACCATAATTATACTATTTAGGTTTTTCCACTCTGACTTCTGTGAAAGCCAGTTTAAATCGTTAATTAAGTAATGTTTACGTGTTTCAATTCTGCCATGGTCTTTGTTAGTAGTCTTGAAAAAACTATATTCAACATCAGCAAATTTATTCTTAGATTCTTCTTCAAAAAAGTATTTTATATCGTTGGAAAAGTTTTTATGATTACCTTTTAAAGCTAAAACATAATCTCCGCCCTTTTTGATTATTTTTTTAGCTATATTTTTTTGAGTACCCATAGCATCAATTGTTACTATAGATTTATTTATATCTATCTTATCTAATAATTCTGGAATTGCTGTTATTTCATTTGATTTATCATTAACCTTTATCTGACCTAAAACTAAACCCAACTGATTTGACCATGCACTTACCATATGAATAGCTGATTTATTGTTACTTGTATCAAAGGAATGCCTAACTGTCTTGCCATCTATGGCAATTACGTCACCAGTAACTTTATCAGAAATATCTTTGATCCACTTAATAAACGCTTCCTGAAATTCTTTTGGATTAATAATAGAAAATACTCTTCCAAAAGTATCATGGGATGGTATCCCATGATTAAGCTCTAAGAATGTTGAAAACCACTCTTGTTTTGATGTGCCATATTGAGCTATATCTGTCCATGTATCGGCTCCGCATATTATTGCACAAGTTGCTATTGTTAGTATATCAATAAGCTTATGTTTTGAATTATTATCTCTTGGGTCTGAAATGCTTATAAAAGAATTTGAAAGTTCGTTATACATAATTATAAAAATCCCCTTTACATTAGTAATATTATTAAATAAATTCTACTATGTAAAGGGATTTAACTCAAGTTTTTAAATGCAATTGCCCTGTCTTGTTGGTGGCTAGGACTTGACCTCTCTTAATTTGATAGATGTCTCCAATTTGTACTTCCTTCCAATCTCTAGGATAAGCTACCATGTATATCCCATCCTTTCTAAAGCGGACTTCACCTTAGCTTTTGACTGGGCTGTCTTTTGTTCAATCTCACTTAAGGTTTGCTCATATCGCTTTGCAATTAAAACCACCCTTGATGCAAGGTTATTCAACACTTGATCAATTGCATCAGTAATATCGCTTTCAAGTCTTGCCATCCATTTTTCATCAAAAAGCAAGTGCTTGATTTCATCTACTGATAATTCTCCATATTTAGCAAGAACTAAGTCATCAAGTACTTTTTGAGCTTCTTTAATCGCTTTATCAACTTCTTCTTTCTCAGTTAACTTAGCTTGATAGGAAAGAAGAGCATCATATTCATCAGCATATGTTTCAGGCATTATTGCATTGTCTTTTGCTTCTTTTAATGCATTTCTTAACTTAGCCTTTCCGAATGAGCCGTTCTTATTTCTAAGCTCATATATCTTCAGCTCACTATTTACTTTGACGATTTTCTCCATCTCTGAAGTACTGCCTGCATCGAATAATTCAATAAGTTTTGTAATGTCATCTATTACTTCAGAAGTCTTTTTACTTTCAAGTTCTTTTATCTGTTTATTCAGATTTGCTTTTGGTATACCGTCACCTTTTTCATTCAAAGCATTTACAAGCAAACCTTCGTCACCTGATTCTTCTTCTCTCATCTCATCCAGTTCAGATTCAAGCACTGCAGATTTTTCGATTAGCTCATTAAGAGCCATTAACTCAGTTTCAAAATACTCCCGTTCAATAATGTCCCTCGAAATTAAAGCACCTTCAAAAGACTTCATTTTAGAAGTATCATCGACTTTGATTTCTTCACCATTTTCATCTTTTGCTTTCTTTTGAGCGTACACATATTCAATCTCACGTCCCGCCTCATATCCGCTCACCTTAATTACATATACATCATCTTGCATTTTCTCATTCCAATAATTAAGCAAGAAGTCGTACACATCATAATTATCTAGAAGTTTTGCCGATTCAAAATCTCTCAAAATTTCAATACCCAAGCTTCGAATTAATTCTTTTGGATTTGTATCTGAATTAATGTTGAGTAATGAATCTTTTACTGAGCTTTTCCACGTCTTGAATAGGTCACCGCATTCATTTTCTTTTTCAATCTTAATATTCTCATCTTCAGAGATGATCGATTCAATTTCATCCGGTTTTATAGTAAGATTATAGACATTATGTTCTTCATCGACACAAGTAAATATCTCTTGTCTTAACTCTGGCGATATTTTCCAGAGTCTTTCTAAAGCGTTAATATCCACTTCCGGAATACCACCCATAAGATGAGATGCAATGTTTTGAGGTAATGTGTCATCTGTTTTTTGGATATAACGAGGCACATTAAGATTTCCTTCGTTCTCTTCTAAAATTTCTTTATAAGTAATAAAACGAGAGTACCCCTCAACTTTTTCTTGATGAATAAAGGTTTGCACAATTTTTTCAATATCCTGTTCACGAAGACGATTCTTATTTCCGTCTTTCCTGAACCCATCACTTGCATCGATTATAAAGATACCTTCACGCTTATCAGCATTTTCTTTATCGATTATAATGATACTAGCAGGGATTCCTGTACCATAAAATAAGTTCGCCGGTAGCCCAACTATACCCTTGATATATCGTTTCTCAAGAACAGCTTTTCTAATGGTTTCTTCTGAGTTTCCTCTAAAGAGAACACCGTGTGGTAGAATAATCCCTGCCTTACCATTGCTTTCCAATGCTTTTAGGACATGTAGAAACCAAGCATAGTCACCATTCTTTTCTGGTGGAATGCCATAACCATCAAACCTCTTGTATTTATCTTCAGATGGTTTAATTCCATCAGTCCAGTCTTTATCAGAAAATGGTGGGTTCATGACAATAAAATCAAATTTTCTAAGTCCACCAAAATCATCAGTATATTGTGGGTTTGCCAATGTATTCCCACTTTTGATTTCACCTGTACCTTTGTTATGTAGGATAAAGTTCATCTTTGCTAAACCAGCAGTATCAGGATATTTTTCTTGTCCAAATATTGTAACTATGGAATCACCATTATCATCAGTTGGTGCTTCATCTGCTGCACGAATTAGTAGAGACCCACTACCCGCTGCAGGATCGTGAAGCATCCACTTCTTATCTGTCTCTTGCTTAATATTGCTGATACCAATAAGTCTAGCGATAATACGTGACACCTCACTAGGTGTATAAAACTGTCCCTTACTCTTACCAGACTCTTGAGCGAATTTCATCATAAAGTATTCGTAAGCATCTCCAATGATATCATCGCCACTAGCTCTGTTACTTTTAAAGTCAATCGCAGGGTTTTGGAAAATTGCAATAATACCAGAAACTTTATCTACTAGCTCTTTACCAGAACCTAGTTCATCCGGATTGTTAAAGCTAACTTCAGGAAGCGCACCTGCAAGCTTATTATCTTCTAGAAACTTTTGAAGAATTACATCAACCCTTTCGCCAACATCTGGCTTACCTTTTGCAGCAATCAAGTCGTCAAATGAGGCACCTTCATTTACTGTAAATTCAGCAAAACGTTGCCCTTTATATCTGTCTGATACATACTTGAAGAATAACAATACAAGCACATAATCTTTATACCTTGAAGGTTCTACTCCACCTCTTAATTTATTACAAGCATCCCATAATAGGGAATACAATTCTGATTTTTTCACGGCCATTCATTTAACCTCTCTCATCTATTAAGTTTTTTATATTCAGTATTCAGTAATATCTATACCTGCTTTTAATAACCTTTCATATCTCTCGTGGGAGATAAGAACTGCTACAGGCTTTCCATTTTTCAAAATAAAAGCTGTTTTATCTTCATCTGATAAACCAGTAATTAATTTTGATGATTGTCCTCTAAGAAAATCTGACATGTTATAGAATTCCATCGGTTCCTTTTGGACTTTATCTTCCTTATCCATACCTAAATCCACCTTTTCTTTTAATCATAACATTTTACCACTCTTATTTCAACCTTTATATGTACTCAAAAAGTAATTACTTTCTAAGTACATTTCAATTTTATTTATCGATTCAATCCTATAGCCATCTTGTCAACTCACCACATTTTTGCCAGCAATCTTATCAACTCACCAACCCCATATTCAATTTCGAAAATCTACTGAGTAATCCACCACTCTTGGATATCTTCCCACAAAGCAAAAATCCGTGATTATCCTTCCGGCTTAGAACCAGACCTCAAATCACGGAAAGCCTTTATTTGCTTATCTTTTTACACTCTTACTTATCGACCCTTGACATCAATACTACCGTCTCAACGTGTGGCGTGTTCGGAAACATGTCTACTAGTAAGCTCTTTTGTATTTCATACCCCTTTTCTTCCAAAAACTTAAGATCTTGTACTAATGTTTTTGGATTGCAGGATACGTAGATTATTTCTTTTGCTTTAAAGTCTACTACGTATTGTAGTGCTTTTGGGTGTACTCCTGTTCTTGGTGGGTCTAGGATTATTATGTCTGGGCTTTCTTTTAGGTCTTGGATGACTTTGGTTACGTCTCCTGCTATGAAGTTACAGTTACTTAGGCCATTTAGCTTAGCGTTTTCGTTGGCTGCGTTGGCTGCTTCTTCTATTATTTCTACTCCTATTACCTTTTTTGCTTTGGCTGCTGTGATTTGGCCTATGGTTCCTGTGCCGCAGTAAAGGTCAAATATTGTTTTATCTTCTTCGTCTCCTAAAAACTCTCTTACTATGCTATATAGTTTCTCTGTTCCTTTGGAGTTTGTTTGGAAGAAGGCTAAAGGTGATATTTTAAATTTTAATCCTAGGATTTCTTCTGTTATATAATCTTTTCCGTGTAGTATATTTACCTTATCTGCAATTACAGCATCGGATAGGGAGTCATTTACTGTATGTAATATTGAAACTAATTTTCCTTTTAACTCTAATTCTAAAAGTTTTGATTTTAATTCTTCTAGATCAAAGTCAATTTGCGATGTTGCAACTAGGTTTACCATTATTTCTTGTGTATTATAGGCTTTTCTTATGATTAAGTTTCTAAGGTAACCTTCTCTTGACATTACTTTGTAATGTGGGAATCCTTTTTCTCTGAAGTATTCTAAAACCATTTTCATAATTTTTCTGTAGTCTTCATCTACTAGCATGCAGCTATCTGTAGTTACTATTTTAAATGAACTGCCTTTAACGTGCATTCCAAGGCAAAGCTCTCCGCCTTTTTCAAAGTCTCCAAAGGAGAATTCCATTTTATTTCTATATTCATATTGATTATCAGTGCCTACTATTCCTTGGAATTCTCCCATAGGTACTTCATCGTTATTGAATAATTTTTTTACTGACTGCATTTTAAATTCTAATTGTTTTTCGTATGGTACATGCTGACTTTGACATCCTCCGCAGGTTCCAAAGTGAGGACAAGGAGCATCTATTTCATACTCTGCCTTTTCAGTTATTTCTATAAACTTTGCCTCTCCATGAGTTTTTCTCTTTTTTGTAAGTCTTGCTGATACCTTTTCTCCTGGAAATGCTCCTTTTACGTATATCTTCATGTCTTCTAGTGTAGCTATTCCCTCTCCACCAAATCTTGTGTCCTCTATATTAAGCTCTAGTATATCGCCTTTTTTCATTTAACTGCTCCTCTTACCTCTATTAATATTTTGCTTTATCTATATAGTTATATAGTTTTTTAATAGCTTTACATTAGTCTATATAATTGCATAGTTTCTAAGTTTCTCAATAACTTTCCATTAATATTATACTATCTTTGCATTATTTCTTTATTAATTTTATGTTGCTTACTTTTCTACCTACAGTATTGTTCATTTTAGTTCTTTCCATTATTGGTGAGTAGATTATATTTACTATTATATATATGATTACATATACACCCATTTTATCTACTACACGTAAGTTTACAAGCTTCATTATAAAATTAAATATCATAAGAAAAACAAATGATGCTCCCCCTATTACTATCTGATCTATAATGCTTGCTTGTATGCTATCAAAAAATGTTACTTCTTCTTTTATAAGTGGTGTTTCATCTAAAACTACTTTTCCCTCTTCTAAATTTTTATCACCTATTATAAGTTCTTCTTTTTTTTCATTTGTTTTATTTTCTTCATTTTCTAACATAACTTTGTCTCCTTATCTTCATTTTTAATATTATAACATATACGGTACCTTAAAAAAATAATAATCTAATGCAAAAATAGGCTAGATTGCTTACTTATCCTTTTTAAAAATACCTAGATTTATTTACAGAAAAATATTATTCCTATAGATACAGATTATACACTATATAGATACATTATGTGTAAACTTCATATTAATATTAATAGGTTTATGCTATAATATTCTCGGTATTTATACTATATTATGATTTTTTAAAGTGCAATACTTGAAGGTTTAAGTTATGTTTAACTGCTACCTTTTTAAGATATCAATCAATTTTTATCAGGTTTCTAATTAAAATAGCTAATTAAATTAGGATGGTGTTACTGTGTGGAATTTAGTTTTTTTATGTTTTGCTGGATTTTTGGCTTCTTTTGTTGATTCTATTGCTGGTGGTGGTGGGCTTATAAGTGTTCCGGCATTTTTTATCGCTGGTTTTTCTCCTTATTTTGCTTTGGGTACAAATAAATTTGCTGCTACCACAGGTTCTTTTACTAGTTCTTTAAGGTTTGCTCGTTCTGGTAAGGTGAATTTTAGTGTTATAAAATACATAATTCCTTTTACTCTTATAGGTGCCATTTTAGGAGTTAAAACTGTCCTTCTTATAAATCAGGACTTTCTCTATCCTTTAGTTATGGCATTAATATTATTTGTAGGAGCTTATAGTCTATTTTCAAAAAACCTTGGTATGGAAAATGGATTTACTAAAGTTACGAAACTAAATTTAGCCCTTGGAATACTTCTTGGCTTTACTATAGGATTTTATGATGGCTTTTTTGGTCCTGGCACTGGGTCTTTTCTTATATTTGGTTTAATAAGCATATTTAAATTTGATTTTGTAAGTGCTAGTGGCAATGCTAAATTTTTAAACTTTATAAGCAATGTAACTTCACTTGTAGTCTTTGCTATAGAGGGTAAGATAAATTATCTTTATGGCATACCTATAGCTATATTCATGGTATTTGGAGCAAACTTTGGTACAAAAGTTGCTCTTAATAAGGGAAGTAAGCTCATTAAACCAATATTTATAGTAATGTCTCTTGGTGTAGCCTTAAAGTTACTTATTGAAAATTATATATTGTAATTTTCTATATATATATAAACCAAAACAAAAGCTGACTTTTAAATTTAAGTCAGCTTTTACTTACCACCTACTAGTATAATATTCTCTTATCTTCTATTCTCTTTGTAAACTTTATAGAATCAAAATGTTCTAAGATGGCTACTGCATATTTTCTGCTGGTGTCTAGTACTGTTCTTGCTTCTGCTGCGCCTATGCTTTCATTTTCTTCTATATAACTTTTAATTATATCCTTAGCTTTTAGGTAATCTTCCTTTAGATACACTACATCTTCCATTACCTTTACTAATGATCCTGTATCTATTAAGGAATCGTAGACCATCTTAAATGTCTTTTTATCCTTTTCTTTAGCTTCCATATCTGCATACTTTGGAGAATTATATCCTAAAGATTTAAAGGTTTTTATTATTCTATCCTTTACTTCTTTTTGATCTTTTGTATATTCAATATTAAAACTTTCTAAGGCTACAAAGCTATCGTTAATTTTTATTGATCCATGACTTTGCATGATTTCTAATATTTCATCATAGGTTTTTTGTTTTATTTCTCTGCCAAAGATTTTGCCCTTTATTTCTTCTTTTGACATACCAAATTTAAGTGGATTTTGATTATGATACTTTTCTAATAAATCCATTAATTCTTTTAGCTTATTTTCATAATAACTTTTGTGAATGTATACATGTTTATCACTGGAATTAAGGCTTATTATTTTATTTTTATCTATAAGTTCTTTTAATATATCTTTTATATCTTCATGATTTTTACCTAGGGCTTTTAATATATCAAATTCCGTTGGATATTTTGAGCTTATAGCTAAAACTGTACTTTCTATTATATCTTTTGGGTCTCCACTTTCTTTAATTTTAAGTTCTTTTATATAATCTTCTTTAAACCTTTTAGCTTTAGTTGCTACTGGCTCTATAATAGATCCCCCGGCTATAGTTACCATAGGTGAATAGGTTCTAAGTACGTATCTATCATTCCTTTGTACTGTTATAGGCCTTTCTAGCCTTAACTGAACATAAGCCTGTTCACCTGGCTTTATTTCTTCTTTGTCTAAAATTATTACCCTGCATAATATTTCATTAGTACCGTGATATAATCTTAGCCTTTGTCTATTTTCTATAGGTTTTTGTGAGTTTTTAAGATGATAAAGCTTACAATCTATAACCATTGAAGGCTCCATTATATTAGCCACTGATACTACATCGCCTCTATTAATATCTTCAACTTTTACATTTGTAATGTTAAGTGCGCACCTTTGACCTGCTTCTCCTATCTTAACGTTTTCTTCATGAACTTGTATACTTCTTATTTTGCCTATAGCCATGGAAGGATAAATTTGTACTGTATCTCCTTCCTTTACTTTTCCACCTATTATTGTTCCTGTAACTACTGTTCCAAATCCACTTACAGAAAATATTCTGTCTACTGGGAGTCTAAAGTGACCTTCTGTATCTTTAGGATCTACCTCTTCTGTTGCCTTTTCTATTTCTTCTATAAGGCTTTCTATACCCATTTTAGTTTTAGATGACACAGGTATTATAGGGGCCCCATCTAAAAATGTACCTTTAAAGCTATCTTCAACCTCAGATTCTACCATGCTTAGCCATTCCTCATCTACAAGGTCTGCTTTGGTTAATGCTATTATCCCTTTTTTGACATTTAGTAGTTGAAGTATTTCAAAGTGTTCCTTTGTTTGTGGCATAATTCCTTCATCTGCTGCTATTACTAAAATTACTACATCTACTCCACTTACCCCTGCTAGCATATTTTTTATAAACTTTTCGTGACCTGGTACATCTATTATTCCGGCTCTTTTTCCTGATGGAAGATCAAAGAAGGTGAATCCAAGATTTATTGAGATACCTCTATCCTTTTCTTCTTTTGTGGTATCTGTTTCTCTTCCTGTTAGAGCCTTTATAAGTGTAGTTTTACCATGGTCTATGTGACCTGCTGTTCCAATTATAATGTGCTTCATTTTAAACCTCTCCCATGCTTTTAAAAGCCTTAGCTATTATGTCTAGATCTTCTTCTAAAAGGGCTCTTACATCTATTATAATTTCTCCATTATAAACTCTTGCTATTATAGGAATAGTATTACTTCTTAGTTTTTCTTCTATAACTGATGCTGGAACCTTATCGCTCTTTACTTTAAGCGCATAGCTTTCGATTTTTTCTGTAGGCATAGATCCTCCACCTACCATAGAAAAGTCTTTTTCTATATTAAAACTAAAATGTTTTGGAGCTCCTTGAAGTTTTCTTTTAAGCTTTTGTGCTCTTCTTTTTAGTTCTTCGGGGTCTAATAACATCATCCTTAATGTAGGTACTCTTTTTAATGCTTCCTTTTCATCTAAATAACAAGTTAAAGTACCCTCAAGGGCTGCTAATGTCATCTTATCTATTCTAAGTGCCCTTGTTAATTGATTCTTCTTTATTCTATCTATATACTTTTTCTTTCCTACAATTATTCCAGCTTGAGGTCCACCTAGCATTTTATCTCCACTAAAAGTAACTACGTCAATTCCCTTTTTTATGCTTTCTTGTACTGTAGGCTCATGTATGAATCCATATTTAGATAAATCTAAAAGAACTCCACTTCCTATATCCTCTATTATTGGCTTATCATATTTTATACCAAGTTCCACTAATTCTTCAATAGGTACCTCTTCTGTAAAGCCCATTATCTTAAAATTTGAAGTATGTACCTTTAATAAAACTCCAGTATTTTCATTTATATTATCTTCATAATCATAAAGATGAGTTCTATTGGTAGTTCCAACTTCCATAAGTTTTGCCCTACTAAATTTCATTACTTCAGGTATTCTAAAAGAACCTCCTATTTCAACTAGCTGTCCTCTTGAAACTATGGCTTCTTTATCCTCACAAAGAGTGTTTAAAACTAACATTACAGCTGCTGCATTATTATTAACTACTACCGCTGCCTCAGCTCCTGTGATCTTTTTTATAATCTCTTCTATGTGACTATATCTTGATCCTCTTTTACCCTCTATTAGATCATATTCAAGGTTATTATAATTTTTTGCTACGTCAATAACGTTTTCTAAAGCCTCGTCACATAATATAGACCTACCTAAATTAGTATGAATTACAATACCTGCACCATTTACTACCTTTTTTAAATTAGGTTTACGTTTCTTTTCTAAGATTTTATTGAAATAACTCATTATATCCTCTTTAGAAAAGTCTTCAATATCATCTTTAAGTATGGACTTTCTATAAAATTCTATAGTTTCTCTTAAAGATTCCATGACAATAACCCTCATATTATTATCTAAAGCATTTAGCACTGACTTTTCTTCAAGTAATTCATCCATCTTAGGTAATTTTCTTAATAAATCTTTATTCATACGCCACCCCTCCTTTAACACATCTTTAAAATAACAGTTAAAGTATTATTACTCCTAAGTTATTTTAAAGATTCCTAAACTACCGTTATATATACCTTATATATAATTTTTTTATTTATAATTTTTATTTATACACTACTAAGTATTTATCTAATCCCTATAGTTTCTATACTACTATTATATCTACGTCACCTTTAGGTAACACTTCACCTATTATGCTTGACTTTATGTCTAGCTTATCTAGGCTTTTCATTATTTCTGCCGCTGTTTCTTCATTGCAGCTCACAAGAAGTCCACCTGAAGTTTGAGGATCAAATAGTATATCTTCCATCCATGTATCTACATTATCTAATTTGTACTTACCTTTTATAAATTCTCTATTTTTGTAACTTCCCTCTGGAACTAGTCCCATACTAGCATATTCTTTAGCTTCTTCTATATAAGGAACCTTGTCTTTATATATCTTTAAAGTTACATCAGACCCTTTTGCCATCTCAAATCCATGTCCCATAAGTCCAAAGCCAGTAATATCAGTACATGCGCTTATATCTTTACCCATAATAGCTTCTGCTGCATATTTATTAAGGGTTACCATTACCTTAACTGCCATGTCATAAGCCTTTTTACTAGCCATTTCTCCCTTTATTGCTGTATTTAATATTCCAAGTCCTAAAGGCTTCGTTAATATTAAAACTTCGCCTTCTTTGCATCCATAATTTTTCCATACCTTATCTGGGTGAACTGTCCCTGTAACAGATAGTCCAAATTTAGGTTCATCATCTTGAACTGAATGGCCTCCTACTACTACAGCACCTGATTCTAATACCTTATCTGCTCCACCTTTTAATATTTCCCCTAAAACTTCAATAGGAAGGCAGTTCGGAAAACAAACTATGTTTAATGCCACTATAGGCTTTCCTCCCATTGCATAAACATCGCTTAATGAATTAGATGCAGCAATTTGCCCAAAGGTATAAGGATCATCTACAACTGGTGTAAAAAAGTCTAAAGTTTGTATTGTTGCTATATCATCACTTAATTTATAAACTGCTGCATCGTCACTGGTTTCTATACCTACAATTAAATTATCATCTTTCATCTTAGGTAATTTATCTAATATTTTCGAAAGGGTCTCCGGCCCTATTTTAGCTGCTCATCCTGAGGTTTTTGCGTATTGTGTAAGTTTAACGTCCATATAATATCACCTCTTAATTAAATTTTCATTCTTCTTTATTATATATTATTTGACATAAAGTTTAAAGGTAGAGTAACCTTTAAATCCTAAGCTTTTAAGATATGTCTAAATATTAACTATTTAATGTGTAAAATATTAATATTTTTACGCTTTAAGCTTGCCTTGCATCTACCTTATCGTACATCTATCTTATCTTTAAACTTAGCTAAAGTTTTATCCCCTATACCACCAATATTTTTCATATCTTCAACTGTTGAAAACCCACCACTACTTTCCCTGTAATCAATTATCTTACCTGCTGTAACCTCACCTACTCCAGGTAATTTCATAAGTTCTTCCTTTGTTGCACTATTTATATTTATAATTTCATCTTTACCTCCAGGCATTGCGGTTCCCCCTGATACAGGTCTTGAATTCCCATCTGTAGATGGTATTATGATACAGTCCCCGTCTCTTAACTTTTTTGCTTGATTCACACTGTTTAAATCTCCTTTTTCTGTTATACCTCCAGCTTCTACAATAACATCTTTAACTATACTGTAATCTTCCATCACATAAACCTCTGGTTCTTTTACTTCTCCTTTTATTTCTACAGTTATCTTTTTCCCCTTAGGCTTTTCCTTATTTGCTACTGATTTAGTTTCCTCTACGGATTCTTTTT
It includes:
- the selB gene encoding selenocysteine-specific translation elongation factor; translated protein: MKHIIIGTAGHIDHGKTTLIKALTGRETDTTKEEKDRGISINLGFTFFDLPSGKRAGIIDVPGHEKFIKNMLAGVSGVDVVILVIAADEGIMPQTKEHFEILQLLNVKKGIIALTKADLVDEEWLSMVESEVEDSFKGTFLDGAPIIPVSSKTKMGIESLIEEIEKATEEVDPKDTEGHFRLPVDRIFSVSGFGTVVTGTIIGGKVKEGDTVQIYPSMAIGKIRSIQVHEENVKIGEAGQRCALNITNVKVEDINRGDVVSVANIMEPSMVIDCKLYHLKNSQKPIENRQRLRLYHGTNEILCRVIILDKEEIKPGEQAYVQLRLERPITVQRNDRYVLRTYSPMVTIAGGSIIEPVATKAKRFKEDYIKELKIKESGDPKDIIESTVLAISSKYPTEFDILKALGKNHEDIKDILKELIDKNKIISLNSSDKHVYIHKSYYENKLKELMDLLEKYHNQNPLKFGMSKEEIKGKIFGREIKQKTYDEILEIMQSHGSIKINDSFVALESFNIEYTKDQKEVKDRIIKTFKSLGYNSPKYADMEAKEKDKKTFKMVYDSLIDTGSLVKVMEDVVYLKEDYLKAKDIIKSYIEENESIGAAEARTVLDTSRKYAVAILEHFDSIKFTKRIEDKRILY
- a CDS encoding TSUP family transporter, giving the protein MWNLVFLCFAGFLASFVDSIAGGGGLISVPAFFIAGFSPYFALGTNKFAATTGSFTSSLRFARSGKVNFSVIKYIIPFTLIGAILGVKTVLLINQDFLYPLVMALILFVGAYSLFSKNLGMENGFTKVTKLNLALGILLGFTIGFYDGFFGPGTGSFLIFGLISIFKFDFVSASGNAKFLNFISNVTSLVVFAIEGKINYLYGIPIAIFMVFGANFGTKVALNKGSKLIKPIFIVMSLGVALKLLIENYIL
- a CDS encoding ISAs1 family transposase, giving the protein MYNELSNSFISISDPRDNNSKHKLIDILTIATCAIICGADTWTDIAQYGTSKQEWFSTFLELNHGIPSHDTFGRVFSIINPKEFQEAFIKWIKDISDKVTGDVIAIDGKTVRHSFDTSNNKSAIHMVSAWSNQLGLVLGQIKVNDKSNEITAIPELLDKIDINKSIVTIDAMGTQKNIAKKIIKKGGDYVLALKGNHKNFSNDIKYFFEEESKNKFADVEYSFFKTTNKDHGRIETRKHYLINDLNWLSQKSEWKNLNSIIMVESERTIGDKTSKERRYYISSLTENVEKVADAIRKHWGIENSLHWILDIAFREDDSRIRIENAAENFAILRHIALNLLKNEKSVKIGVKAKRLKSGWDNDYLKKVLTSIQ
- a CDS encoding type II toxin-antitoxin system Phd/YefM family antitoxin, with the protein product MDKEDKVQKEPMEFYNMSDFLRGQSSKLITGLSDEDKTAFILKNGKPVAVLISHERYERLLKAGIDITEY
- a CDS encoding N-6 DNA methylase, producing MAVKKSELYSLLWDACNKLRGGVEPSRYKDYVLVLLFFKYVSDRYKGQRFAEFTVNEGASFDDLIAAKGKPDVGERVDVILQKFLEDNKLAGALPEVSFNNPDELGSGKELVDKVSGIIAIFQNPAIDFKSNRASGDDIIGDAYEYFMMKFAQESGKSKGQFYTPSEVSRIIARLIGISNIKQETDKKWMLHDPAAGSGSLLIRAADEAPTDDNGDSIVTIFGQEKYPDTAGLAKMNFILHNKGTGEIKSGNTLANPQYTDDFGGLRKFDFIVMNPPFSDKDWTDGIKPSEDKYKRFDGYGIPPEKNGDYAWFLHVLKALESNGKAGIILPHGVLFRGNSEETIRKAVLEKRYIKGIVGLPANLFYGTGIPASIIIIDKENADKREGIFIIDASDGFRKDGNKNRLREQDIEKIVQTFIHQEKVEGYSRFITYKEILEENEGNLNVPRYIQKTDDTLPQNIASHLMGGIPEVDINALERLWKISPELRQEIFTCVDEEHNVYNLTIKPDEIESIISEDENIKIEKENECGDLFKTWKSSVKDSLLNINSDTNPKELIRSLGIEILRDFESAKLLDNYDVYDFLLNYWNEKMQDDVYVIKVSGYEAGREIEYVYAQKKAKDENGEEIKVDDTSKMKSFEGALISRDIIEREYFETELMALNELIEKSAVLESELDEMREEESGDEGLLVNALNEKGDGIPKANLNKQIKELESKKTSEVIDDITKLIELFDAGSTSEMEKIVKVNSELKIYELRNKNGSFGKAKLRNALKEAKDNAIMPETYADEYDALLSYQAKLTEKEEVDKAIKEAQKVLDDLVLAKYGELSVDEIKHLLFDEKWMARLESDITDAIDQVLNNLASRVVLIAKRYEQTLSEIEQKTAQSKAKVKSALERMGYTW
- a CDS encoding RDD family protein, whose product is MLENEENKTNEKKEELIIGDKNLEEGKVVLDETPLIKEEVTFFDSIQASIIDQIVIGGASFVFLMIFNFIMKLVNLRVVDKMGVYVIIYIIVNIIYSPIMERTKMNNTVGRKVSNIKLIKK
- the rlmD gene encoding 23S rRNA (uracil(1939)-C(5))-methyltransferase RlmD translates to MKKGDILELNIEDTRFGGEGIATLEDMKIYVKGAFPGEKVSARLTKKRKTHGEAKFIEITEKAEYEIDAPCPHFGTCGGCQSQHVPYEKQLEFKMQSVKKLFNNDEVPMGEFQGIVGTDNQYEYRNKMEFSFGDFEKGGELCLGMHVKGSSFKIVTTDSCMLVDEDYRKIMKMVLEYFREKGFPHYKVMSREGYLRNLIIRKAYNTQEIMVNLVATSQIDFDLEELKSKLLELELKGKLVSILHTVNDSLSDAVIADKVNILHGKDYITEEILGLKFKISPLAFFQTNSKGTEKLYSIVREFLGDEEDKTIFDLYCGTGTIGQITAAKAKKVIGVEIIEEAANAANENAKLNGLSNCNFIAGDVTKVIQDLKESPDIIILDPPRTGVHPKALQYVVDFKAKEIIYVSCNPKTLVQDLKFLEEKGYEIQKSLLVDMFPNTPHVETVVLMSRVDK